Proteins found in one Vagococcus carniphilus genomic segment:
- the purC gene encoding phosphoribosylaminoimidazolesuccinocarboxamide synthase yields the protein MKSTVLYKGKAKNVHSTSDENILRLEYLNQATALNGKKKDEIEGKAPLNNQITSLIFSDLKKRGIENHWLEMISDTEQLVEKVTIIPLEVVLRNVATGSFTKRLGIEEGTILPKPIIEFYFKDDALDDPFINDDHIAFLAIATDEELAFIRNQTLKINTALIDIFSQLDVTLVDFKLEFGKNVAGKIILSDEITPDTCRLWDKQTGQSLDKDIYRKDLGEIVPVYQEILTRLKERGE from the coding sequence TTGAAATCAACTGTTTTATACAAAGGGAAAGCAAAAAACGTACATTCAACAAGTGATGAAAATATACTTCGCTTAGAGTATCTAAATCAGGCAACAGCTTTAAATGGAAAAAAGAAGGATGAAATTGAAGGAAAAGCTCCTCTTAATAATCAAATTACCTCCTTAATTTTTTCAGACTTAAAAAAAAGAGGTATTGAAAATCATTGGCTTGAAATGATTTCAGATACAGAACAATTAGTTGAAAAAGTAACTATTATTCCATTAGAAGTAGTTCTCAGGAATGTTGCTACAGGTAGTTTCACTAAGAGATTAGGAATTGAGGAAGGCACTATTCTTCCAAAGCCAATTATTGAATTTTATTTTAAAGATGATGCTTTAGATGATCCTTTTATTAATGACGATCATATTGCTTTTCTAGCTATTGCAACAGATGAAGAACTAGCTTTTATAAGAAATCAAACGTTAAAAATAAATACTGCTTTAATAGATATTTTTTCTCAACTAGATGTTACCTTAGTTGATTTTAAATTAGAGTTTGGAAAAAACGTTGCGGGAAAAATTATTTTATCTGATGAGATTACACCAGACACTTGTCGATTATGGGATAAACAAACTGGACAGTCTCTAGACAAAGATATTTACCGAAAAGATTTGGGTGAAATTGTTCCAGTATATCAAGAAATATTAACCAGATTAAAAGAAAGAGGAGAGTAA
- a CDS encoding FtsX-like permease family protein, producing the protein MLYPFYKIWLKWRANLLLYTLFIIQVSVGVGILFASTNYYFSYQDELKKVAHLTSIYESRLEIYNLDVEVETLDTKNALTKTDLNYFDELFHNDFDLFFSDINALMTNKNNTPVIGTIVFTNTVEKDAIIRPKDKKMLAEVSNDLYQITDKFLRIDGKKVNLKAANNDSIDLLEEINQMESYDTANEEAIPSYTIFVPIDYLSDQVNFYPPQMKLYLKEGSKEKNWPRKKEKIVNYLNKEHPEHSYFFSNNLNQFQLQMSIPKEYMLFFVVLSLLLLVMFLISFKEIMKIIINRRVKEIALANAVGASHKQLLIELFFEAYSICFVGTLMGLMIGVLISKKMTSTIFVNTIHISVMLLMLLLTLLICIWSSLGSILKIFRKTTSELLIE; encoded by the coding sequence ATGTTATATCCTTTTTATAAAATATGGTTAAAATGGCGGGCCAATTTATTACTATATACTTTATTCATTATTCAAGTGTCAGTAGGAGTAGGAATCTTATTTGCTTCAACCAATTATTATTTTTCGTATCAAGACGAATTAAAAAAAGTAGCACATTTAACATCAATCTATGAAAGTAGATTAGAAATCTATAATTTAGATGTAGAGGTAGAGACACTTGATACTAAAAATGCTTTAACAAAAACGGATTTAAATTATTTTGATGAGTTGTTTCATAATGACTTCGACCTTTTCTTTTCAGATATTAATGCTCTAATGACGAATAAAAATAACACACCTGTTATAGGAACAATAGTCTTTACTAACACTGTGGAAAAAGACGCCATTATTCGACCAAAAGATAAAAAAATGTTAGCTGAAGTGTCGAATGACCTCTATCAGATAACAGATAAATTTTTAAGAATTGATGGAAAAAAGGTAAATCTGAAAGCGGCGAATAATGACTCAATTGATTTGTTAGAAGAGATAAATCAGATGGAATCTTATGATACTGCGAATGAAGAAGCTATTCCTAGCTATACAATTTTTGTTCCGATTGATTATTTATCAGATCAAGTAAATTTTTATCCACCTCAAATGAAATTGTATCTAAAAGAAGGAAGTAAGGAAAAAAACTGGCCGCGAAAAAAAGAAAAAATAGTTAATTATTTAAATAAGGAACATCCAGAACATAGTTATTTTTTTTCAAATAACTTGAATCAATTCCAACTTCAAATGTCTATTCCTAAAGAGTACATGCTTTTTTTCGTTGTTTTATCCTTACTACTTTTAGTGATGTTTTTGATTTCTTTTAAAGAAATCATGAAAATTATTATTAATCGTAGAGTAAAAGAAATCGCATTAGCTAATGCTGTTGGGGCAAGTCACAAACAATTGTTGATAGAATTATTCTTTGAAGCCTATTCAATTTGTTTTGTAGGAACCTTAATGGGATTAATGATTGGTGTATTAATAAGTAAAAAAATGACGAGTACTATTTTTGTCAATACAATTCATATAAGTGTCATGTTACTAATGTTGTTACTCACATTATTAATTTGTATTTGGTCAAGCTTAGGATCAATTTTAAAAATATTCAGAAAAACAACATCAGAATTACTAATAGAATAA
- a CDS encoding ABC transporter permease yields the protein MKPTRKISYLFHIILLQLKAHKRLNLLLVFSLVLGMIIPIFIFGNMNQLKNSIEPIDIKNPEITYVLDTQTSGILKKSDIEKIMRKSQIDSYTYSLMGVFNIAEIQEESLMVSGKAKNSNQFFKPVKTNENIGSNLGRNECFIDQKLASKNQLEVGDTISILGDKYQIKELTKMKYNQVLLPADSFLETLENHHAQAQLFLYFEAPNFNQEEFEQQIKKVNPRLTYSLQSISDTTKTAKASLEPILKAEELIIVVCFIFIIINLLSIMSEKAMLQAKFLSLSRALGLSKWGFNFIIFGELLLIMLVAYLSLMMIYSLIVFSDLFKRQLLVTAKEFLFTFITLSLIVLIGGLFSIIKLTRQPIYSAINKKEVI from the coding sequence ATGAAGCCCACTCGCAAAATTAGTTACTTATTCCATATTATTTTGTTGCAGTTAAAAGCACACAAACGATTAAATCTTTTATTAGTTTTCTCTCTAGTACTAGGCATGATTATTCCTATCTTTATTTTCGGAAATATGAATCAGTTAAAAAATAGTATTGAACCAATTGATATAAAGAACCCTGAAATAACTTATGTTTTAGATACACAAACAAGTGGTATTCTAAAAAAAAGTGATATTGAAAAAATCATGAGAAAATCTCAAATAGATAGTTATACTTATAGTTTGATGGGGGTTTTTAACATAGCTGAAATCCAAGAAGAGAGTCTAATGGTTTCAGGTAAGGCCAAAAATAGCAATCAATTTTTTAAACCTGTCAAGACAAATGAAAATATAGGTTCAAATCTCGGTAGAAATGAATGCTTTATCGATCAAAAATTAGCGAGTAAAAACCAGTTAGAAGTAGGAGATACAATTAGTATCTTGGGTGATAAGTACCAAATTAAAGAATTAACTAAAATGAAGTATAATCAAGTTTTACTGCCGGCAGATAGCTTTCTTGAAACCTTAGAAAATCATCATGCACAGGCACAACTTTTTCTTTATTTTGAAGCACCTAATTTTAATCAAGAAGAGTTTGAACAACAAATAAAAAAAGTTAATCCTAGGTTAACTTACAGTCTACAAAGTATTTCTGATACCACTAAAACAGCGAAAGCTAGTTTAGAACCGATTTTAAAAGCAGAAGAACTTATCATAGTTGTTTGCTTCATTTTTATCATCATTAACCTACTAAGTATTATGAGTGAGAAAGCAATGTTACAAGCGAAATTTTTAAGTTTATCAAGAGCTTTAGGACTAAGTAAGTGGGGATTTAATTTTATTATTTTTGGTGAATTGTTATTAATTATGCTTGTTGCCTATTTGTCTCTCATGATGATTTATTCTTTGATAGTTTTTTCTGATCTTTTTAAGAGACAGTTATTAGTTACAGCAAAAGAATTTTTATTTACTTTTATAACTCTATCATTAATTGTTTTAATAGGGGGCTTATTTTCAATTATTAAGTTAACTCGGCAACCTATTTATTCAGCTATCAATAAAAAGGAGGTCATTTAG
- a CDS encoding ABC transporter ATP-binding protein — translation MIELKHVTRKFTNGDIENIVLKDINLTILEGEFVCILGTSGSGKSTLLNIIGLIDNPSSGDYLLENKEITQENSSSFALIRGEKFGFVFQSFHLANELTVIENVAMPLGYQGISKKNRLKRSRDVLKMVGLISKEELYPNLLSGGEKQRVAIARALVNHPKIIIADEPTGNLDLKNTQIIMKLFEELNQKGVTIILVTHDESLVKKAHRVYHIEDGVIKDEAHSQN, via the coding sequence ATGATTGAACTAAAGCATGTTACTCGAAAATTTACTAATGGAGATATAGAAAATATTGTTTTGAAAGATATTAATTTGACGATTTTAGAAGGTGAATTCGTTTGTATCTTAGGAACTTCTGGCTCTGGAAAAAGCACGTTACTTAATATTATTGGTTTAATTGATAACCCAAGTAGTGGTGATTATTTACTAGAAAATAAAGAAATAACTCAGGAAAATTCTAGTTCATTTGCTTTGATTAGAGGTGAAAAATTTGGTTTTGTCTTTCAATCGTTTCATTTAGCTAATGAACTGACAGTTATAGAAAATGTTGCGATGCCTTTAGGGTATCAGGGTATTTCTAAAAAGAATCGTCTAAAGAGAAGTAGAGATGTTTTAAAAATGGTTGGATTGATCTCTAAAGAAGAACTTTATCCTAATCTTTTATCTGGTGGTGAAAAGCAAAGAGTAGCTATAGCAAGGGCTTTAGTTAATCATCCTAAAATAATTATTGCAGATGAACCAACAGGAAATTTGGATTTAAAAAATACTCAAATAATTATGAAACTTTTTGAAGAACTAAATCAAAAGGGTGTAACAATTATTTTAGTAACGCATGATGAATCACTGGTAAAAAAAGCACATCGAGTCTATCACATAGAAGATGGGGTGATTAAAGATGAAGCCCACTCGCAAAATTAG
- a CDS encoding 6-bladed beta-propeller: protein MKKKNILAVLILLTFFAVVVSFLVDKPQKKVEKKETTLSLIKPRDPETEKYIEKTIDNKDYELNVVDLGDKVKRGEGLLFKDGSLYVLDSKNNQLVILDENYELKEKIGKTGNAPLEFQHPTGITSDEDGNFYILDSGNKRVQVLDSELKFVKEMAFKIRDSSPEAMFYHIAVDSSKTIHLAGNTIEYPGIYTLDNSGKQTYKFDYFVGSVFNKDGKVYAINFGDVTGENEKEHDYGYQTGKNFFMTIENNKLKILSELSYGLYTHSFLVTEDKLILDSGLFQAVSFFNLKGKYESTLKKYPENKKQSDSHITLVNEKIILSNSLDGKLIEYSPKK, encoded by the coding sequence ATGAAAAAGAAAAACATCTTAGCAGTATTAATTTTATTAACTTTTTTTGCAGTCGTTGTGTCTTTTTTAGTTGATAAACCTCAAAAAAAGGTTGAGAAAAAAGAAACGACATTGTCTCTAATAAAACCACGAGATCCTGAGACTGAGAAGTATATTGAAAAAACGATAGACAATAAGGACTATGAATTAAATGTTGTCGATCTTGGCGATAAGGTTAAACGTGGAGAAGGGCTTTTATTTAAAGACGGTAGTCTTTATGTGCTTGATAGTAAAAATAATCAATTGGTTATTTTAGATGAAAATTATGAATTAAAAGAAAAAATTGGGAAAACTGGAAACGCTCCTTTAGAATTTCAACATCCAACAGGTATTACGTCTGATGAAGATGGAAATTTTTACATTTTAGATTCTGGCAATAAGCGTGTTCAAGTATTAGATTCAGAATTGAAATTTGTAAAGGAGATGGCGTTTAAAATAAGAGATTCTAGTCCAGAGGCTATGTTTTATCATATCGCAGTAGATAGTTCTAAAACTATTCATTTAGCAGGAAATACGATTGAATATCCTGGTATCTATACATTGGATAATTCAGGGAAACAAACGTATAAGTTTGATTATTTTGTTGGAAGTGTCTTTAATAAAGATGGAAAAGTTTATGCGATTAATTTTGGGGATGTAACGGGAGAGAACGAAAAAGAACATGATTATGGTTACCAAACTGGTAAAAATTTCTTTATGACGATTGAAAATAATAAACTAAAAATTCTAAGTGAGTTATCTTATGGACTCTATACACATTCATTTTTAGTTACAGAAGATAAGCTTATTTTAGATAGTGGTTTGTTTCAAGCAGTTTCATTTTTTAATCTAAAAGGAAAGTATGAATCTACCTTAAAAAAATATCCTGAAAATAAAAAACAAAGTGATAGTCATATTACTTTAGTTAACGAAAAAATAATTCTTTCTAATAGTCTTGATGGAAAATTAATCGAATATTCTCCCAAAAAGTAG